The genome window GGGGTAGCCCATCCAGACAGCCGCGGGCTCCCACGCGTAGACGACGAGGACGCGGGCGCCCACCGCGTGGGCGTAGTCCGCCGCCCAGACCAGGGCGGTCCTCGCCGGGTCCGACCCGTCGATGCCCACCAGCACGAGCGGGGCCTCGGCCACCGCGCACCTCCTCGGCTGCAGCTGCCCGGCCGCCGTGGCCGCGCGATCATGGACTACCCGGTGTGCGCCTGGGTACGCACCACGGCACCGACGCGCAGGACTCCAGCCGGGTCGTACTGCTCGGCAAGCATGCCGAGCCAGCGCAGCGTCTCGGGGTCGTAGGCGCGCGCGACCTCCGCCGGGTCGGCGCTCGCGCCGAAGTTGGGGAACCGCGCGCCGGTCGTCCACGGCGCCAGCGACGCCAGCACCCGAGAGGCGTCGGCGGCCACGGCACCCGGGTCGGGCACCGGCACCCCGATGGCCAGCACGGTGAAAGCGGTGTCCCGGTGGCAGAAGGCGCTGCGCCGCTGTGGCTCGCGGGCGACCGCGCCGCCGAGGTGGCGCACCTCGACGATCGTCTGCAGCGAGCCGGACCCGGGACCGGCCGCGGCGACGAGCGCCGACACGGCCTCGGCCGGCAGCTCGCGCAGCAGGCTCACCTGCTCGTGCACCGGCATCGGGTCGACCGGGTCGGCGTGGATCGAGCCGATGGCGGAGTAGGGCATCGGCCCGACCCCGCCGAGCACCGGCGTGGCAGCCGCCAGCAGCGGCGCCAGCAGCTCCTCGGCATGCGCGGGCTCGCCGAGCCAGGCGAAGCGGACGGCCACGGTCAACCGGCCGGCGATCTGCGGTGGCAGCTGCGGCAGCGGCGGCAGCTGCGCGAAGGCGAGCGAGGTCGTGCCCTCCTCGGGCAGCGCCTCGCACAGCCGGCGCCACGCCTCGGTGACCGCGGCGGCGTCGGCGCCGTCGAACCACAGGCAACCGCCCACGAGCTCGGCGATCGGCAGCAGGTCGATCTCGACGGCGGTGACGACGCCGAGCGTGCCCTTGCCTCCGCGCAGGCCCCAGAAGAGCTCGCGGTGCTCGGTGGGCGTCGCGCGGCGCAGGCGGCCCTCGCCGGTGACGACCTCGACGGCGCGCACGTGGTCGGACGAGACGCCGACCGAGCGGGCGATCGGGCCGAGCCCGCCGCCGGTGAGGAAGCCGGCCACGCCGATGCCCGGGGCGGAACCGCACAGCGGCGCGAGGCCGTGGGGCGTGGCGGCGTCGAGGACCTGCTGCCACGTCGCGCCGGCCCCGACGCGGGCCCAGCGGCCCTCGACGTCGACGCTCACCTCGTCGAGCGCGCCGGTGTGGACCATGACGCTGGAGGCGTCGAGGGGTACGGCGCCGTGGCCGGTGCGCTGGACGGCGACGGTGAGCCCGTGGCTGCGGGCGAACCGGACGACCGCGGCGACGTCCTCGGCGTCAGCGGCGGCGACGACCGCCTGCGGCTGCACGGGGACGGCGACGTTCCACGGGATGGCGAGCTCGTAGCCGGGCTGGCCCGGGAGGGCGAGCCGCCCGGTGAGCCGGCCGCGCAGCGCGTCCCAGCTCAGGGGCGTGCGCGCGGCGGGCACCGACGGGGCGTCGGTGGTGGCGGGGGTCTGGGCGGTCATGGCGGGGTCCTCCTGCGACGGGGTGGTGCTGGTCATGGCACCCACCGTGGCTCCGGGCGCTTGGCGCGGCCTTGGCGCGCGCTTGGCCCCACCGACCGCGCGTCGTCAGCCGAGGGCGGCGCGAGCCGCGTCGCGTACGCCGTGCATCCCGAGCGCGTCGGCGGCGGCCGCGACCGCCGCCAGCTCCTCGTCGCGCGCGTCGCCGGGCGGCCCGAGCAGCGCGAGGGCCAGCCGGCTGCGCAGCTCGCTCGGCACGCCGCCGGCCCGCCGCGACAGCTCCACGCTGTCGCGGAGCAGCCGGGCCGCGGTGCCGTGGTCGCCCAGCACCGCGTGCAGGCGCCCGAGCGCCGCGTCGACGGTGCCGATGACCCCGACCTGCCCGATGGCGGCCACGTGGCCGGAGTGCGGCGTGAGCCGCTCGACGAGCGTGGCGGCGTGCTCGAGCGCCCCGCAGTCGGCGGCGACGTGCGCGAGCAGCACCTGGTGGCCCAGGGAGTACCAGTAGAACGGCGTCGCCACCGGGACGAGGTCGTCGAGCAGCTCCCGGGCGCCTGCCAGGTCACCCGTCTCGGCGGCCGCGGTCGCCGCCCAGACGCCCGGCTCCGGCGAGTGGGCCACCACCTCGGGCAGCTCGGCGACGCGGCCGCGGTCCCAGCGCACCGAGAGCAGGGCCAGGTTGTGGACGCCGGACTCGTAGAGCTCGGTCTGGCGGTGCAGGGCCCAGGCGCGCGTGACCAGCTGCTCGGCCTCGTCGAGCCGGCCGCGCCACTGGGCGAGCATCGCCCCGGCCCAGCGCAGCTGGACGCGCGTGACCGGCAGGCGGAGCAGGTCGGCCCCGGCCACGCCATCGCGCAGGTGCTCCTCGGCGACCTCCACCCGGCCGAGGATCGTCTCCGACATGGTCAGGACGTTGTGGCGCAGCACCTCGTCGACCCGGGCCTGCTCGTGGTGCAGCCCAGCGACCCGGTCGAGCAGCTCGATCGACTCGCGGGCGTGCGCGGCGGCGCCGACGAAGGCGAGCACCCGGGCGACGAGCGCGTCGGCCAGCACGTCGGGGTCGCCGAGCGCCTCGGCCCGCTCCAGCGCCTCGCGGCTGAGCGCGTCGGGCACGGCGAGGTCGGGCGCGTAGCAGCTGCCGACCGCGCGGGCGCCGAGCACGCGCACGTGCGCCGCCGGGTCGGTGGCAACCGCACCGGTGAGCGACTCGAGCCGGGCGAGCAGCACGCCGGGGTCGTCGCCGTAGGACGCCCAGGGCCAGGCGCCGCTGGTGCGCAGCAGGACCGCTGCCAGGCGCCCGATGGTGCCGGTGCGCACCTCGCGGGCAGCGCTGACCAGCTCGTCGTCGACGACGTCGAGCACGGTCTGGTCGCGGCCGGCGCGGGCCAGCGCCTGCAGCCGGGCGACGACCAGGTCGTCGCGCCGCTCGGTGCCGCGGGCGGCGGGCGGCAGCCGGTCGAGGGCGCCGAGCGCGGACTCCCACCACTGGGCGGCGGTGTCCGCGTCCCAGCGCGCCTCGGCGTCCTCGGCGGCCGCGGTGCACGCCTGCACGACGACGCCGGGCTCGACCAGCGGCTGGGCGGCGACCAGGTGGAGCGCCCGGCGGGCGAGCGAGTCGCTGTCGATGCCGGTGGTGACCTCTGCGACGCGGGCGTGGAGCCGCTGCCGGCGCAGGGCCGGGAGCCCGGCGAGCACCTCCTCGCGCAGCAGCGCGTGCGAGAACGCGTAGCCCGACGAGCCGCGGGCGGCGCTGATGATGTGCTCGTCGGCGGCCGCCTCGAGCAGGTCGGCGACCTCGTCGAAGGAGAGCCGCGCCGTCTCCGCGAGCAGGTCGACCGGGAAGGGGTCGCCGAGCACCGCGGCGGCGCGCAGCAGCACCTGCACCGGCTCGGGCAGCCGGGCCAGGCGGCGGCCGAGCACGGTGCGCACGGCCAGCGGGATGCCGCCGCTGCTGCGCTCGTCGCGCGGCAGCCGTGCGTACTCCGCGACGAACAGCGGGTTGCCGCCGGTGCGCTCGGCCAGCAGCCGGGCGTCGGCCGGGGCGACCGTCTCGCCCGCCACCTCGGAGGCGAGCGCGACTACCTCGTCGGCCGCCAGCGGCGGCACCGCGAGCTGCGAGGCGGCCTCGCGCCGGGCCAGCGCCGCCAGCAGGTGCGCGACGTCGGAGGAGCCCTCGCCGTCGCGCAGGGTGAGCACGACCGCGAGCGGCCGGTCGCGCAGCGCGCTCGAGAGGTAGGCCAGCGCGCGCAGCGAGGTCGCGTCGGACCACTGCACGTCGTCGACCACGAGCGCGACCGGCCCCTCGGCCGTCGCCGCCTCGAGCAGCTGGAGCACCCGCTCGTAGACCGCGAAGCGGGCGGTGTCGGCGTCGACGTCGCGCGGCGGCACGAGCACGGAGTCGGGGTCGGCGCCGAGCGCGCGCACGACCTGGCGCAGCGGCCACCAGGCCGGCACGCCCTCCTCCTCGGGGCAGCGGCCCCACGCCTCGCGCGCGCCGACCGAGCGGAAGCGCGCGACCGCCTCCTCGGCGAGCCGCGTCTTGCCGATGCCGGGCGGGCCGGTGAGCACCAGCCAGGACGGCCGCCCGGCGGCGAGCTCCTGCGCCATCGAGTCGAGCACGGCGGACTCCCGCGCCCGGCCGACGAGAGCGCCCGGCCCCTCCGCGGGACGCCGGGCGGCGGGTACGCGTGCGGCGGGCTCCTCGTCGGACGCCCGGCGCCGCGGCGCCTCGACCTGCTCGGGCACCCGCGCAGCGGCCCCCGGCACCGCCGGCCACGCGCGCAGGGCCGGGTCGTCGCGCAGCAGCCCCGCCTGCAGCTCGCGCAGCTCGCCGCCCGGCTCCATGCCGAGCTCCTCGGCCAGCCGGTGTGCGTGCGCGCGGTAGTCCTCGAGCGCCTCGGCCGTGCGCCCGTCGCGGTGCAGGGCGACCAGGTGCAGCCAGCGGGCGCGCTCGCGGTAGGGCTGCTCGGCGACCAGCACGGACGTACGCGCCAGTGCCTCCGCCACCCGCCCGCGCCCGAGCAGCGCGGTCGCCAGCGTCTCGAGGCACTCGGTGCGCCGCTGCTCGAGGCCGACGGCCTCGACGCGGACCCAGTCCTCGTCGGCGAGGTCGGCGAGCAGCGGACCGCGCCACAGCTCGAGGGCCTCCGACGCCCGCTGGCAGGCGTCGTCCCACTCGCCAGCGTCGACGTGGTGGCGGGCGGCGTCGGCGGCGGCGGTGAAGCGGGCGACGTCGACCTGTGCGTCGTCGACGGTCAGGACGTAGCCGGGCTGCCGGCGCTCGACCGGGGCCGAGCCGCCGTGGCCGTCGCGCAGCACGCGGCGCAGGTTCGAGACGTGGACCTGGAGGCTGGGCACGGCGCTCGGCGGCGCCTCGTCGCCCCACACCGACTCGACCAGCCGGTCGGTCGACACGACCCGCCCGCGGTGGAGCAGCAGGGCGGCGAGCACCGCCCGCTGCTTGGGCGCGCCGAGATCGATGGCGACGCCGTCGTGGACGACCTCGAGCGGCCCGAGCAGCCGATACAGCACGCGCGTCCTCCTGGTCCTCGGCGCATCCTAGGAGGCGCCGAGGACCGTCTGGTGGTGTTTTCCGCCAACAGCGGGAACTCAGCCGCGGGGGCGGCGGACGAACAGCGCGGCCACGACCGCGCCGGCCACGGCGACCGCCACCGACACGAGCAGCGCGTGGTGCAGGCCGGTCACGTAGCCCTCGGGGTCGGCGCCGAAGGCCGACGCCGCCGGGACGAACGTGCCGAGCACGGCCACGCCGAGCGCGATGCCCACCTGCCGGAACGAGTCGTTGATGCCGGCCGCCAACCCGGCGCGCGCCGAGTCGCTCTGGCTCAGCACCAGCCCGCTCATCACGGGGTTGAAGACGCCGGCGCCGGCGAAGGACACGACGGTCCCGGGCAGCAGCACGACCCACGACGAGTGCGGGCCGGCCAGCAGCGAGAGCCCCATCCCGCCCGCGACGACGAGGAGCGAGCCGCAGAGCGCCACTCCCGCCGAGAGCCGGTCGAGCAGCTGGGCGGTGGCACCGGCCGCGACGAACATGACGACGGTGCCGGGCAGGTAGACAGCGCCGGCCTCGACCGGCGAGAGGTGCAGCACGCCCTGGAGGTAGAGCGTCATGTAGAGGAAGACCGCGAACAGCGACGACGAGATGGCGAAGGCGGCCACCTGCGTGCCCGTGAAGAGGCGGTCGGCGAACATCCCCAGCGGCAGCATCGGCTCGGCCACCCGGGCCTCGACGGCGACGAAGGCGACGAGCAGGGCGGCAGCGGCGGCCAGGGAGGCGACGATGGGGGTGGAGGACCAGCCCTCCGCACCACCACGTACCAGTCCGAGCACGAGCAGGAAGAGCGCGCCGGTCAGCAGGAGCTGGCCGGCCCAGTCGACGCGGCGGGCGTGCGGGTCGCGCGACTCCTCGACGCCGCGCAGCGTCAGGGCGAGGCACAGGGCACCGACGGGTACGTTGACGAGGAAGATCCAGCGCCAGTCCAGACCCTGCGTGAGCAGGCCGCCGACGAGCGGGCCGACCGCGAACGACGCACCGATCGTCGCCCCGTAGACCGCGAGCGCCTTGGCACGCGCACCGGCGTCGGGGAAGGCGTGGCCGAGCACCGCGAGCGACACCGCGAAGAGCACGGCGGCGCCGAGACCTTGCACCGCGCGAGCCGCCTCGAGCACGCCGATCGTTCCGGCGGCCGCGCAGCCGAGCGACGCCAGCGTGAAGAGGACGAGCCCGGCGACCAGGAGCCTGCGGCGCCCGAGCCGGTCGGCGACCGAGCCGGCCGTCAGGACGGTGGCGGCGAGGGCGAGGGTGTAGGCGTCGACGACCCACTGCACGCCCTGCAGCCCGGTGCCGAGCTCGGAGGCGATGGTCGGAAGGGCAGTGTTGACGACGGCGATGTCGAGCATCAGCATCGCCGTCGTCACGCAGACGACGACCAGGCTGAGGGTGCTCGAGCTGTTCTTCACCGGGCGCCCGAGCGGCTGTCGCCGCGGCCCGGGTATGAGAGGAGCCGTGCTCTCGCGGCTCGCCGGTGACGTGGTCGTGGTGGTCATGAGCTGTCCTCGGTGTGGGCGGGGTGTGCTGTCGGGACCACAGTGGGACCGGGCTGTTGGCAGATCGTTGGCGTCCACCTGCGGGTGGCTTGTGGACGACTTGCACCGTGCTGCGCCGGGGTTGCGTACCCTTCGGGGTTCGAGCCGCCGGCCGACGGGGTAGCCCGCCGGTGCGAGGGGGCCGCACCGACCAGGGGGAGAACCGTCCATGCGCACGACCGCCAGCAGCACCCGCCGACGACTCGTAGCAGGGGGCGCGGTGTCGCTCGCGCTCGTCGGCACGCTGACCGCCTGCGGCTCCGTCGACGACAAGCTCGCCGCGCGCGACGCCATGCACAACCTGCGCGACGCCAAGGCGGCGTCGTTCACCCTGGACCTCGACGACCCCAAGGGCGAGCTCGTCTCGGTCGCGACGTCGGCCGACGACGAGCGGGCCGCCCGCCTGGCCGAGGACGCCGTCATCCGCGTGACGATCGACCCCGCCGGCGACACGACGCTCGGCGAGTCCTCCAAGCAGGGCGCGACGCCGAGCCCCGACCCGGTCGAGTCGCTCAAGAAGAGCGGCACGCTCGAGCTGGTGTGGTCCGACGGCAGCACCCAGGTCGCCGCGGTGCGGCTGGTCGACGGCGTGCTCTTCGCGAGGCTCGACCCGCAGGCGTGGGAGAAGGCGACCGGCTCGGCACTGCCGCTCGACGCGGCGACCGCCCCCCAGTTCGCCACCGTCGTCGACGGGCTCAAGGCGGGCAAGTGGCTCAAGCTCGACCTCGCCGGCGCCTATGCGAAGGCCAAGGCGGCGGGTCTCCTCGACTCGGTGGCCGGCGCCACCGGCACCACCCCGCAGGCCCTCGACCCCGGCGCGCTCCGAGCGCTGGGCCGCGACCTGGTCGACGCGGCCGACCTCACCACCGACGTCAGCCAGGACGGCGACAAGACGCTGGTCAAGTACCAGGTCGACGTCAAGAAGTCGCTGCTCGCCGCGCTCGACGTGGTCACGGAGCCGCAGTACTCCACGCTGTTCGGGCGCTCGATCTCGGCCTCGGAGCTGACCCAGGCGCGCACGAGCATCGGCAAGCTGCCCGACGGCACTCCGGTCACGGGCACGGCCACGGTCGAGTCCAAGCACCTGACCCGGGCGACGGTCGACCTGGCCGGCATCGCGAAGCTCAGCCAGGACGCCAAAGCCTCGGCCATCACGACGGCGAAGCTGGTCGTCGACATCGACGACTCCCCGAAGGCCGTGTCCTCGCCCGACGCGGGCGACACCGTCGCGCTCGACACGCTGGTCGACATGGCGCTCGCGGCCGCCAAGGGCGGCATGGGTGGTGCCTTCTCCGGCTCCACCGGCCTCACCGGCTGAGCGCTAGCGGAGCAGGCTGCGGATCTCGATGGTCTGGTCGCGGCCCGGGCCGACCCCGATCGCGCTGATCGGGGCGCCCGAGAGCCGCTCGAGCGCCGCCACGTAGTCGCGCGCGTTCTTCGGCAGGTCGTCGAGGGTGCGCGCCGACGAGATGTCCTCGGTCCAGCCGGGGAAGTACTCGTAGACCGGCTTCGCGTGGTGGAAGTCGGTCTGGGTCATCGGCATCTCGTCGTGGCGCACGCCGTCGACGTCGTAGGCGACGCACACCGGGATCTGCTCCCAGCCGGTGAGGATGTCGAGCTTGGTGAGCACGAAGTCGGTCACCCCGTTGATGCGCGCCGAGAATCGGGCGACGACCGCGTCGTACCAACCGCAGCGGCGCGGGCGCCCGGTGGTCGTGCCGAACTCGCCGCCGTCCTGGCGCAGCCGCTCGCCGTCGGCGTCGAGCAGCTCGGTCGGGAACGGCCCGGCGCCCACGCGCGTCGCGTAGGCCTTGACGACCGCGGCGACGCCGTCGATGCGGGTCGGCGGGATGCCGGAGCCCGTGCAGGCGCCGCCCGAGGTGGGGTTGGAGCTCGTGACGAAGGGATAGGTGCCGTGGTCGACGTCGAGCAGCGTGGCCTGCCCGCCCTCGAGGACCATCGTCCTGCCGTCGTCGAGCGCCTTGTTGAGCAGCAGCGAGGTGTCGGCGATGAACGGGCGCAGCCGGTCGACGTGCTGGAGCAGCTCCTCGACCACCTCGTCGACGGTGATCGCCCGGCGGTTGTAGACCTTGACCAGCAGGTTGTTCTTCTGCTCGAGCGCGCCCTCGACCTTCTGGCGCAGGATCTTCTCGTCGAGCAGGTCCTGCACGCGCACGCCGACCCGCGACATCTTGTCGGCGTAGGTGGGGCCGATGCCGCGCCCGGTCGTGCCGATCTTGGCCTTGCCGAGGAACCGCTCGGTGACCTTGTCGACCGTGCGGTGGTAGGGCGTGATGATGTGGGCGTTGGCGCTGATGAGCAGCTTGGAGGTGTCGACGCCGCGGCTCTCGAGCAGGTCGATCTCCTCGAACAGCACGCTCAGGTCGATGACCACGCCGTTGCCGATGACCGGGATGACCGTGGGCGTCAGGATGCCCGTCGGCAGGAGGTGCAGCGCGTACTTCTCGCCCTTGACCACGATGGTGTGGCCGGCGTTGTTGCCGCCGTTGTAGCGCACGACGTAGTCGAGCGACGACCCGAGCGCGTCGGTGGCCTTGCCCTTCCCCTCGTCGCCCCACTGGGCTCCGACGACGACGATCGCAGGCACGGCGACACCTCTACAGCAGGGGGCAGGTACGTCGTGGGAGCCTAACGGACCGGACGAAGCCCCACGATCTGCCGCACTCGCCGGCTCGAGGCTTGCCGGGGGCGGTGCGGAACTCCCCCCGGCCCTGACCGGTGGGAGTCACGCGGATCTCCGGCCGCTCGACCGGCTCGAACCCTACTGTGCGTCCGTGCGCCGCCCCGACCTCCGCCCTCTCGCTGTCGCAGCCCTCTCGCTCGCGGCCCTCGTGCCGTCGACCGGTGCGTCCGCCGCGGGCGGTGCCTCCGTGGCGACCCGGGCGGCGGCGGGCGACCTGGCCGCGATCCGCGCAGCCACCGCGGCGGCGCAGCGCAGCGGCTTCCGTGCGGTCGAGCGGGATCCGCGCGGCACCGAGCCAGGCAGCCAGGTCACGACGTACGACGCCGTGCGCTACGCCGCCCACGTGGTGAGCACCAGCGTGGACGGCGTCGAGGACCGGCTCGAGGTCCGCCACGTCGGCGTCTACTACCGCCTCGACGCCGAGGACCGACCGGCCCTGCGCCTGATGCACCGTCCCGGTGCGACGCATGCGCTCGACCCGGATCCGCGGCAGACGCTGGCGATCGCCGACGACGAGCCGACGAGTCAGCTGGGCGGGCTGCGGCAGACCGATGTCCGCTCGGTGCGCAGGCGGGTCGACGGGACGACCCTGCTCGTCCTGCAGCGGCACTCGCCGGCCGACCGGCTCACCCTCGTCGTCGGCCGCGGGGGGGCCCTCGCCAGGGTGGTCGCCGCCCCCACCGAGACCTCCGCGTGGAGCGCGTCGTTCTCCTACGGCGCACACGTCGGGCTCCCCGACCGCCGGCGGGTCGTGGGCCTCCAGCGGCTGCTGCAGGCCAAGGCGGCGCCCGAGCTCGGCGACGAGGTCGCGCAGGCTGCGACGTGCAGCGCTGCCTACGCGAACGCCGTCGCAGACCGCCAGACCCGCGCCGTGGGTCCTGCCGACCTGGCGACCGGCGTGGCCGCGGTGCGGCGCGGCGTCGCGGACCTCGCGATCCCGCTGCGCTTCGCGCGCACGCCGGACGGCTGGTCGATCGCCGCGACCGACCCCTTCACCCGGGTCACGCACCGCAGCTCGGTCAGCCTCTCCGACGGGACGCTCGTCGTCGTCGGCGGCTCGAGCGCCGACCCGGCCCTCGTCTGCTGACGCCCGGCGCCGACGGACGACTCAGGCGCCTGACGCAGCCACCAGGCCGGGCAGGTCGTCGTCCTCATCGGTGACCCAGCCGGGCAGCGGCCCGCCGAGCCGGTAGCGGGCCGACTCCTCGGACGGGCTGTAGGAACCCAGCGCGACGCCGAAGGCGCGGAGCTGGAGCCGCGTACGCGCCAGCCGGGCCCGCTCGCGAGGCCCCCGCGCCGCGCGACCGGGCACGCCGGCCAGGGGCGCGATGGTCGGGGAGACGAGCAGCGCGGCAGCGCCCGACAGCCCGGAGTAGAACAGCTGCTCGGCCCGCCCGAGCCCCGGCGGCGCCGAGAGGAAGGCGAGCAGGTGGTCGGGCACCGGCTCGAGCACCGGTGCGTACGCGGCGATCGCCTCCGCCAGCTCGGCCTCGGTCGAGGGCAGGTCGCGCGCGCCGAGCGCCTCGGCGCTGCGGCGCCACTCGGAGACGTACGTGTCGGGCCAGCGGCGCCCGAAGCGCCCGGTGAGGTCACGCCCGACCGCCTCCTGCGCAGCGAGGAACGCGTCCGTGAAGGCGAGGTGCACCCAGCGCAGGAGCGCGGGGTCGGAGGCGGCGTAGGCGCGCCCCTGCGGGTCGGTGCCGCGCACCCGGGTGTGCATGCCGCGCACGCGGGCGGACTCGCGCTCGGCCAGCTCGGCCGAGCCGAAGGTCGAGACGACCAGCCAGCGCGCGGTGCCGGCGAGCCGCTTCCACGGGTCGTCCTGGTAGGCGGAGTGGCGCAGCACGCCGGCGAGCGCGAGGGGGTGCGCTCCCTGCCCGAGCAGCGCGCCGACCCCGCCCACCAGGGTCGCGAGGTCGCCGTGCACGCGCCACACGACGCCCTCGGGATCGAACCAGCCGGGACCCTCGCCCACGCGGGCGATGTCGCGCACCCAGTCCGGCGCGCCGGTGGGGTCGCCCGAGACGCGGGCGCGGAAGGTGCGCCGGGTCGTGTCGGCCAGGTCCTTCAGCGGGAGAGCACACATCGGTCCCAGACTCTCCCGGCGCGGCCGGTCCCGCCACCCGGGGAGTCAGTCGGCGTCGACGGGGTGCGCCCGAAGCACGTCGGGCACGCCGACCAGTGACACGAGCGCACCTGCGGCGAACAGGCCGGCGCAGATGAGCGTCGCGTGCTGGTAGGCCGGGTGCAGGGCGTGGGGGTCGGCGTACTCGTCGCCGGTGAGGCCGACCAGCGCCGGCAGCGCGGCGACGGCGAGCAGCCCGGCCGCGCGCGAGACGGCGTTGTTGGTGCCCGACGCGACCCCGGCGAAGCGGTCCTCGACGCTGCCCAGCACGCTCGCGGTCAGCGGCGCGACCAGCACGGACATGCCGAGCCCGACGACCGCGACCATCAGCAGGACCCTCGGGACGGACGCCCCGCCAGAGGGCAGGCGGGACATCAGCACGACGCCCGTGCCGGCGACGAGGGACCCGACCGTCATGGGCCAGCGCGGCCCGATGCGGTTGACGACGCCTCCCATGCGCGCCGACACGAGCAACATGACGGCCGTGA of Motilibacter peucedani contains these proteins:
- a CDS encoding oxygenase MpaB family protein — encoded protein: MCALPLKDLADTTRRTFRARVSGDPTGAPDWVRDIARVGEGPGWFDPEGVVWRVHGDLATLVGGVGALLGQGAHPLALAGVLRHSAYQDDPWKRLAGTARWLVVSTFGSAELAERESARVRGMHTRVRGTDPQGRAYAASDPALLRWVHLAFTDAFLAAQEAVGRDLTGRFGRRWPDTYVSEWRRSAEALGARDLPSTEAELAEAIAAYAPVLEPVPDHLLAFLSAPPGLGRAEQLFYSGLSGAAALLVSPTIAPLAGVPGRAARGPRERARLARTRLQLRAFGVALGSYSPSEESARYRLGGPLPGWVTDEDDDLPGLVAASGA
- a CDS encoding FAD-binding oxidoreductase; amino-acid sequence: MTSTTPSQEDPAMTAQTPATTDAPSVPAARTPLSWDALRGRLTGRLALPGQPGYELAIPWNVAVPVQPQAVVAAADAEDVAAVVRFARSHGLTVAVQRTGHGAVPLDASSVMVHTGALDEVSVDVEGRWARVGAGATWQQVLDAATPHGLAPLCGSAPGIGVAGFLTGGGLGPIARSVGVSSDHVRAVEVVTGEGRLRRATPTEHRELFWGLRGGKGTLGVVTAVEIDLLPIAELVGGCLWFDGADAAAVTEAWRRLCEALPEEGTTSLAFAQLPPLPQLPPQIAGRLTVAVRFAWLGEPAHAEELLAPLLAAATPVLGGVGPMPYSAIGSIHADPVDPMPVHEQVSLLRELPAEAVSALVAAAGPGSGSLQTIVEVRHLGGAVAREPQRRSAFCHRDTAFTVLAIGVPVPDPGAVAADASRVLASLAPWTTGARFPNFGASADPAEVARAYDPETLRWLGMLAEQYDPAGVLRVGAVVRTQAHTG
- a CDS encoding adenylosuccinate synthase; the protein is MPAIVVVGAQWGDEGKGKATDALGSSLDYVVRYNGGNNAGHTIVVKGEKYALHLLPTGILTPTVIPVIGNGVVIDLSVLFEEIDLLESRGVDTSKLLISANAHIITPYHRTVDKVTERFLGKAKIGTTGRGIGPTYADKMSRVGVRVQDLLDEKILRQKVEGALEQKNNLLVKVYNRRAITVDEVVEELLQHVDRLRPFIADTSLLLNKALDDGRTMVLEGGQATLLDVDHGTYPFVTSSNPTSGGACTGSGIPPTRIDGVAAVVKAYATRVGAGPFPTELLDADGERLRQDGGEFGTTTGRPRRCGWYDAVVARFSARINGVTDFVLTKLDILTGWEQIPVCVAYDVDGVRHDEMPMTQTDFHHAKPVYEYFPGWTEDISSARTLDDLPKNARDYVAALERLSGAPISAIGVGPGRDQTIEIRSLLR
- a CDS encoding MFS transporter produces the protein MTTTTTSPASRESTAPLIPGPRRQPLGRPVKNSSSTLSLVVVCVTTAMLMLDIAVVNTALPTIASELGTGLQGVQWVVDAYTLALAATVLTAGSVADRLGRRRLLVAGLVLFTLASLGCAAAGTIGVLEAARAVQGLGAAVLFAVSLAVLGHAFPDAGARAKALAVYGATIGASFAVGPLVGGLLTQGLDWRWIFLVNVPVGALCLALTLRGVEESRDPHARRVDWAGQLLLTGALFLLVLGLVRGGAEGWSSTPIVASLAAAAALLVAFVAVEARVAEPMLPLGMFADRLFTGTQVAAFAISSSLFAVFLYMTLYLQGVLHLSPVEAGAVYLPGTVVMFVAAGATAQLLDRLSAGVALCGSLLVVAGGMGLSLLAGPHSSWVVLLPGTVVSFAGAGVFNPVMSGLVLSQSDSARAGLAAGINDSFRQVGIALGVAVLGTFVPAASAFGADPEGYVTGLHHALLVSVAVAVAGAVVAALFVRRPRG
- a CDS encoding BTAD domain-containing putative transcriptional regulator, with product MLYRLLGPLEVVHDGVAIDLGAPKQRAVLAALLLHRGRVVSTDRLVESVWGDEAPPSAVPSLQVHVSNLRRVLRDGHGGSAPVERRQPGYVLTVDDAQVDVARFTAAADAARHHVDAGEWDDACQRASEALELWRGPLLADLADEDWVRVEAVGLEQRRTECLETLATALLGRGRVAEALARTSVLVAEQPYRERARWLHLVALHRDGRTAEALEDYRAHAHRLAEELGMEPGGELRELQAGLLRDDPALRAWPAVPGAAARVPEQVEAPRRRASDEEPAARVPAARRPAEGPGALVGRARESAVLDSMAQELAAGRPSWLVLTGPPGIGKTRLAEEAVARFRSVGAREAWGRCPEEEGVPAWWPLRQVVRALGADPDSVLVPPRDVDADTARFAVYERVLQLLEAATAEGPVALVVDDVQWSDATSLRALAYLSSALRDRPLAVVLTLRDGEGSSDVAHLLAALARREAASQLAVPPLAADEVVALASEVAGETVAPADARLLAERTGGNPLFVAEYARLPRDERSSGGIPLAVRTVLGRRLARLPEPVQVLLRAAAVLGDPFPVDLLAETARLSFDEVADLLEAAADEHIISAARGSSGYAFSHALLREEVLAGLPALRRQRLHARVAEVTTGIDSDSLARRALHLVAAQPLVEPGVVVQACTAAAEDAEARWDADTAAQWWESALGALDRLPPAARGTERRDDLVVARLQALARAGRDQTVLDVVDDELVSAAREVRTGTIGRLAAVLLRTSGAWPWASYGDDPGVLLARLESLTGAVATDPAAHVRVLGARAVGSCYAPDLAVPDALSREALERAEALGDPDVLADALVARVLAFVGAAAHARESIELLDRVAGLHHEQARVDEVLRHNVLTMSETILGRVEVAEEHLRDGVAGADLLRLPVTRVQLRWAGAMLAQWRGRLDEAEQLVTRAWALHRQTELYESGVHNLALLSVRWDRGRVAELPEVVAHSPEPGVWAATAAAETGDLAGARELLDDLVPVATPFYWYSLGHQVLLAHVAADCGALEHAATLVERLTPHSGHVAAIGQVGVIGTVDAALGRLHAVLGDHGTAARLLRDSVELSRRAGGVPSELRSRLALALLGPPGDARDEELAAVAAAADALGMHGVRDAARAALG